The Pseudofrankia inefficax genome window below encodes:
- a CDS encoding CaiB/BaiF CoA transferase family protein, translating to MPSRGDTAFKRQEFRFVNDVLAGIKVIEVAGWTFVPSAGAVLAEWGADVIKVEPLTGDPQRGLVTSGLVPAGAGGVNYMMEVPNRGKRSIGIDLSTEGGRDLLLALVRQADVFLTSYLPNVRRKLGIDVDDLRAVNPDVIYVRGSGYGPRGPDVDTPGFDGVSYWARGGVADALTPPEADFPVGGRPAFGDVMGGMALAGGICAALLARERNGAASVVDVSLLGLALWNLGPDVAAAKLYEGVELPSFRRDEPPNPLVAYYRTADDRQICLMMLQSDRYWPDLCRHLGLDGSIADPRYADAAARFHNRAELYRLLSETFASRTYAQWRDTLATLAGPWSGMQTAAELHDDPAALANGYLATLTATSGAAFELAANPVQFDETPASPSGAPEHGQHTEEILLDLGLGWDDIDRHKQQGDIL from the coding sequence ATGCCGTCGCGGGGCGACACGGCTTTCAAACGGCAGGAGTTCCGTTTCGTGAATGACGTCTTAGCTGGCATCAAGGTCATCGAGGTGGCCGGGTGGACCTTCGTCCCGTCCGCCGGCGCGGTTCTCGCGGAATGGGGCGCCGACGTCATCAAGGTCGAGCCGCTGACCGGTGACCCGCAGCGCGGCCTGGTGACGTCCGGCCTGGTGCCCGCCGGTGCCGGCGGCGTGAACTACATGATGGAGGTCCCCAACCGGGGGAAACGCTCGATCGGCATCGACCTGTCCACCGAGGGCGGCCGGGACCTGCTCCTGGCGCTGGTGCGGCAGGCCGACGTCTTTCTCACCAGCTACCTGCCGAACGTGCGCAGGAAGCTCGGCATCGACGTGGACGACCTGCGCGCCGTCAATCCGGACGTCATCTACGTGCGCGGATCCGGCTACGGGCCGCGTGGTCCCGACGTCGACACCCCCGGCTTCGACGGCGTCAGCTACTGGGCGCGCGGGGGAGTCGCCGACGCGCTGACCCCGCCGGAAGCCGATTTTCCCGTGGGTGGGCGCCCGGCATTCGGCGATGTCATGGGTGGAATGGCCCTGGCCGGGGGCATCTGCGCCGCGCTGCTGGCCAGGGAGCGCAACGGGGCCGCGTCGGTGGTCGACGTCTCGCTGCTCGGGCTCGCGCTGTGGAACCTCGGGCCGGACGTGGCGGCCGCGAAGCTGTACGAAGGCGTCGAGCTGCCGAGCTTCCGCCGCGACGAGCCACCGAACCCTCTGGTCGCCTACTACCGCACCGCGGACGACCGGCAGATCTGCCTCATGATGCTGCAGTCCGACCGCTACTGGCCGGACCTGTGCCGGCACCTCGGCCTGGACGGGTCCATCGCGGATCCCCGCTACGCGGACGCCGCGGCCCGCTTCCACAACCGGGCCGAGCTCTACCGCCTGCTGTCGGAGACATTCGCCAGCCGGACCTATGCGCAATGGCGCGACACACTGGCGACACTGGCCGGCCCCTGGTCGGGAATGCAGACCGCCGCCGAACTTCACGACGACCCGGCCGCGCTCGCGAACGGGTATCTCGCCACGCTCACCGCGACGAGCGGCGCCGCCTTCGAGCTCGCGGCCAACCCCGTCCAGTTCGACGAGACCCCAGCCAGCCCCTCGGGCGCTCCCGAACACGGTCAGCACACCGAGGAGATCCTGCTCGACCTCGGGCTCGGCTGGGACGACATCGATCGCCACAAGCAGCAAGGAGACATCCTGTGA